ACGCTGAGAAAGTCTCGATCACCGGCAAGAAAGGTGAGCTGATTAAGGCCATCTCTGACGCCTTAGCCATCATAGCCGAATCAAAGACCCCAACCATGATGGGTCCACGAGAAGCCTTAGAAGATAAGACAAAGTTGCCAGAGATCAAATCCATCCTAGATTCATTTTTGGAGTAACGATTGCCCCTAGCTGGAACAGAAAAAGCCCTAGCGAGTGAAATTGCTGGAGCCATTAAGAGTGCGCAAAATGAGACGGAAGGTTGGGAGATTGCCATCACCAAAATCCTTCAGCACATCACAAAAAACGCCCTTGTCACAGGGGTGTGCCCACCTAATGGAGGACCACTTACAGGCGGCAAGATCACATGATCGGTACAGAGGAAAGGACCGGCAAACTCATCCGGGGGGCACCATATCTTCGCCAATCCATAAGGCGAGTCATTCGCACCCCCAGAAAATCGATGCCCATGCATCGCTGGTTTGGAACCGCTTCTAGCCTTTCTGGGAGAAGTGATCACAGAAGAAGCGCTCCTTGATTTGACAAGTGCTGTGACAGACTCCCTATCAAAAGCCCTTCCGGGTCTAAAGCTTGAAACCCTAAGCGAGGTCACTGAAGAGGGCCTCACAACATCTACCCTTAGTGGAAACTATCAAAACCAACCCTTTACCATAGAAGGAATTTGATGACAGAACCAAAAATCTACGAAGATCTAAACTACGAGCAGATCCTAGGTGAAAAGCTTGATCGGCTGACAAGAGCCTATCGAAGGGAGGTGCCTGACTTTGAAAGGCCAACGGTGGTAGATCCGATCTACCACGCGATGGCAGAAGTAACACTTACAGAAATTGTCACTAGAGAGCGGGTAAATTACGCAGCCCTCCAGCAACTTCTAGGGTTTTCGGAAGAGCTCGACTTTATTTTACAGGGTAAGCGGCGGGATGGCGAGAGTGACGAGAAGTTTCGCCTTCGCATCGCTGCAGATATTGCCTCAGCCTCCTCAGCGGGAAGCCTTGCCATGTATGAGGGGCTAGCCTTTGCCGCAGGTCAGCTTGATGACGTTAAAGTCCTAGACACCAAGGCCAGAAGTGAAAACGGTAAAGTCGCGGTCTATCTCCAGCTAGATAGCGATAGCGAGGAGCTAAAGGCTAAGGCCGTCACGGCGGTAAGCGATTACCTAAACCGAAAAGACGTGAAACCCGCCCTCGATGAGGTGGAGGTAAAGCTAGCAAGCCCCCTCGACCTTAAAGTCTCG
This window of the Pseudobacteriovorax antillogorgiicola genome carries:
- a CDS encoding baseplate J/gp47 family protein encodes the protein MTEPKIYEDLNYEQILGEKLDRLTRAYRREVPDFERPTVVDPIYHAMAEVTLTEIVTRERVNYAALQQLLGFSEELDFILQGKRRDGESDEKFRLRIAADIASASSAGSLAMYEGLAFAAGQLDDVKVLDTKARSENGKVAVYLQLDSDSEELKAKAVTAVSDYLNRKDVKPALDEVEVKLASPLDLKVSATLILEPFTSISVVSKIKSAFEKALKERARLGWGPAMSWITAKLQGQGVYSVRLSSPTQDIDPEDYQYVSLSSVTLTPEVKQ